A DNA window from Vigna angularis cultivar LongXiaoDou No.4 chromosome 1, ASM1680809v1, whole genome shotgun sequence contains the following coding sequences:
- the LOC108335841 gene encoding mediator of RNA polymerase II transcription subunit 28, protein MGDRQGIEQQHMGDPQLPSSPPSKDDMVSCVMALEAALLPCLPARELQAIDRSPHPSHQIDVDRYARDFMEAAKKLQLYFISLQREDKPTKVEMLRKEIALMEEELNIKDELIKKQENLIQEWKKELKDQLDKHKTELDRV, encoded by the exons ATGGGTGATCGGCAAGGAATTGAGCAACAGCACATGGGTGATCCCCAACTGCCATCTTCTCCTCCCTCAAAGGATGATATGGTTTCCTGTGTTATGGCTTTGGAAGCTGCTTTGCTTCCCTGTTTGCCAGCCAGAGAACTCCAAGCAATAGACCGTTCTCCCCACCCTTCACATCAAA ttgatgTGGATAGGTATGCAAGAGACTTTATGGAGGCTGCCAAGAAGCTCCAGCTTTATTTCATCAGCCTCCAACGTGAGGATAAGCCAACAAAAGTTGAAATGCTTAGAAAG GAGATTGCTCTGATGGAAGAGGAACTTAACATAAAAGACGAGctgataaaaaaacaagaaaatttaaTTCAGGAATGGAAAAAAGAGTTGAAAGATCAGTTAGACAAACACAAGACTGAGTTGGACAGGGTTTAG
- the LOC108331565 gene encoding UDP-rhamnose/UDP-galactose transporter 4 isoform X1, translating into MICVRMQTKSLDFKLCDTMSMSSATKGDRKAAIDVASWMFNIVTSVGIILVNKALMATYGFSFATTLTGLHFATTTLLTLFLKWLGYIQSSHLPLPDLIKFVLFANFSIVGMNVSLMWNSVGFYQIAKLSMIPVSCFLEVILDNVRYSRDTKLSISLVLLGVAVCTVTDVSVNAKGFIAAAVAVWSTALQQYYVHFLQRKYSLGSFNLLGHTAPVQAASLLLVGPFVDYWLTTKRVDAYNYGLTSTLLIVISCTIAVGTNLSQFICIGRFTAVSFQVLGHMKTILVLALGFVFFGKEGLNSQVILGMVIAIAGMIWYGNASSKPEGKERVSLPVSSTPKTQDYNVLSVSSETDH; encoded by the exons ATGATATGTGTTCGCATGCAGACAAAGTCATTGGATTTCAAACTTTGTGATACAATGAGTATGTCTTCTGCAACCAAGGGTGATAGGAAGGCTGCAATTGATGTGGCGTCGTGGATGTTCAATATAGTCACATCTGTGGGGATAATCCTTGTGAACAAAGCCCTCATGGCTACATATGGTTTCAGCTTTG CAACAACGTTAACTGGTTTGCATTTTGCCACAACTACCTTGCTGACACTCTTTCTTAAGTGGCTGGGATATATCCAAAGCTCTCATCTTCCCTTACCCGATCTTATCAAATTTGTCTTATTTGCAAATTTCTCTATCGTCGGAATGAATGTGAGTTTAATGTGGAACTCTGTCGGTTTCTATCAG ATTGCTAAGCTGAGTATGATTCCGGTATCTTGTTTCCTGGAAGTTATCTTGGACAACGTACGATATTCAAGGGACACAAAGCTTAGCATTTCTCTAGTTCTCCTTGGTGTAGCTGTATGTACTGTCACTGACGTGAGCGTCAATGCTAAGGGTTTCATAGCTGCTGCAGTTGCAGTTTGGAGCACCGCACTGCAGCAGTAT TATGTGCATTTTCTTCAGCGGAAGTATTCTCTTGGATCGTTTAACTTGTTAGGTCACACTGCACCAGTACAAGCCGCAAGTTTACTGCTAGTAGGTCCCTTTGTGGACTATTGGTTGACAACCAAACGAGTGGATGCCTACAACTATGGTTTGACATCCACT CTGTTGATCGTTATCTCTTGCACCATCGCAGTAGGGACAAACCTGAGCCAGTTCATCTGCATTGGCAGGTTCACAGCCGTATCCTTCCAAGTGCTTGGCCACATGAAGACAATTCTGGTACTGGCCTTAggatttgttttctttggaAAAGAAGGTCTGAATTCACAAGTGATTCTGGGCATGGTCATTGCAATAGCGGGAATGATATGGTATGGCAATGCATCTTCTAAGCCAGAAGGGAAGGAGCGTGTCAGTTTGCCCGTTAGTTCTACCCCCAAGACACAAGACTATAATGTACTATCAGTATCTTCTGAAACGGATCATTAA
- the LOC108331565 gene encoding UDP-rhamnose/UDP-galactose transporter 4 isoform X2: MSMSSATKGDRKAAIDVASWMFNIVTSVGIILVNKALMATYGFSFATTLTGLHFATTTLLTLFLKWLGYIQSSHLPLPDLIKFVLFANFSIVGMNVSLMWNSVGFYQIAKLSMIPVSCFLEVILDNVRYSRDTKLSISLVLLGVAVCTVTDVSVNAKGFIAAAVAVWSTALQQYYVHFLQRKYSLGSFNLLGHTAPVQAASLLLVGPFVDYWLTTKRVDAYNYGLTSTLLIVISCTIAVGTNLSQFICIGRFTAVSFQVLGHMKTILVLALGFVFFGKEGLNSQVILGMVIAIAGMIWYGNASSKPEGKERVSLPVSSTPKTQDYNVLSVSSETDH, encoded by the exons ATGAGTATGTCTTCTGCAACCAAGGGTGATAGGAAGGCTGCAATTGATGTGGCGTCGTGGATGTTCAATATAGTCACATCTGTGGGGATAATCCTTGTGAACAAAGCCCTCATGGCTACATATGGTTTCAGCTTTG CAACAACGTTAACTGGTTTGCATTTTGCCACAACTACCTTGCTGACACTCTTTCTTAAGTGGCTGGGATATATCCAAAGCTCTCATCTTCCCTTACCCGATCTTATCAAATTTGTCTTATTTGCAAATTTCTCTATCGTCGGAATGAATGTGAGTTTAATGTGGAACTCTGTCGGTTTCTATCAG ATTGCTAAGCTGAGTATGATTCCGGTATCTTGTTTCCTGGAAGTTATCTTGGACAACGTACGATATTCAAGGGACACAAAGCTTAGCATTTCTCTAGTTCTCCTTGGTGTAGCTGTATGTACTGTCACTGACGTGAGCGTCAATGCTAAGGGTTTCATAGCTGCTGCAGTTGCAGTTTGGAGCACCGCACTGCAGCAGTAT TATGTGCATTTTCTTCAGCGGAAGTATTCTCTTGGATCGTTTAACTTGTTAGGTCACACTGCACCAGTACAAGCCGCAAGTTTACTGCTAGTAGGTCCCTTTGTGGACTATTGGTTGACAACCAAACGAGTGGATGCCTACAACTATGGTTTGACATCCACT CTGTTGATCGTTATCTCTTGCACCATCGCAGTAGGGACAAACCTGAGCCAGTTCATCTGCATTGGCAGGTTCACAGCCGTATCCTTCCAAGTGCTTGGCCACATGAAGACAATTCTGGTACTGGCCTTAggatttgttttctttggaAAAGAAGGTCTGAATTCACAAGTGATTCTGGGCATGGTCATTGCAATAGCGGGAATGATATGGTATGGCAATGCATCTTCTAAGCCAGAAGGGAAGGAGCGTGTCAGTTTGCCCGTTAGTTCTACCCCCAAGACACAAGACTATAATGTACTATCAGTATCTTCTGAAACGGATCATTAA
- the LOC108335401 gene encoding small nuclear ribonucleoprotein SmD3b has product MSRSLGIPVKLLHEASGHVVTVELKSGELYRGSMIECEDNWNCQLESITYTAKDGKTSQLEHVFIRGSKVRFMVIPDMLKNAPMFKRLDARIKGKGASLGVGRGRAVAMRAKAQAAGRGAAPGRGVPPVRR; this is encoded by the exons ATGAGCAGAAGTTTGGGAATTCCGGTGAAGCTTCTCCACGAGGCTTCGGGACACGTGGTGACGGTGGAGCTCAAGAGCGGAGAACTCTACAGAGGGAGCATGATCGAATGCGAGGACAATTGGAACTGTCAACTCGAGAGCATCACCTACACTGCCAAG GATGGAAAAACATCGCAACTTGAGCACGTGTTTATTCGAGGAAGCAAAGTCAG GTTTATGGTCATACCAGACATGCTGAAGAATGCTCCTATGTTTAAGCGTTTGGATGCAAGAATCAAG GGCAAGGGTGCATCACTCGGTGTTGGTAGGGGCAGAGCAGTTGCAATGCGAGCAAAG GCTCAAGCTGCTGGTCGTGGAGCTGCACCTGGAAGAGGTGTACCACCAGTGAGGAGGTGA